In Deltaproteobacteria bacterium, one genomic interval encodes:
- the grpE gene encoding nucleotide exchange factor GrpE, protein METKGKKIDIEEEKSASPEKKEKKAAPKEKKTAKKKEVELLKEQIAALEKEKNEIRDNALRATAETENFKKRLTREKEDFVKYSNEKVIKEFLPVVDNLERAVEHAKEAGEGGSLLEGVEMTLDLFKKALANLGVTQVSALGEPFNPERHEAVQQIESADHEPNIVVSEFQKGYMLHERLIRPAMVVVSKTPAGK, encoded by the coding sequence ATGGAGACTAAGGGAAAAAAGATAGATATTGAAGAGGAAAAAAGCGCCTCCCCGGAAAAGAAAGAGAAAAAAGCGGCGCCAAAAGAGAAAAAAACAGCTAAAAAGAAGGAAGTCGAACTTCTTAAGGAACAGATAGCAGCGCTTGAAAAGGAAAAAAATGAAATAAGGGATAATGCCCTGAGAGCAACTGCCGAGACGGAGAACTTTAAAAAAAGACTGACAAGGGAAAAGGAAGACTTTGTTAAATATTCCAATGAAAAGGTAATCAAAGAGTTTCTTCCCGTCGTTGACAATCTTGAAAGAGCCGTCGAACATGCCAAAGAGGCCGGTGAAGGCGGGAGCTTGCTGGAAGGGGTCGAAATGACGCTCGATCTTTTTAAAAAGGCCCTGGCAAACCTTGGCGTAACCCAGGTGTCGGCGCTGGGTGAGCCTTTTAATCCTGAAAGGCACGAAGCGGTTCAGCAGATAGAAAGTGCAGACCATGAACCTAATATTGTCGTTAGTGAATTCCAGAAGGGCTACATGCTTCATGAAAGGCTTATCAGGCCGGCTATGGTCGTTGTTTCCAAAACACCGGCAGGTAAATAG
- the dnaK gene encoding molecular chaperone DnaK: MGKVIGIDLGTTNSCVAIMEGGEPKVIVNAEGGRTTPSMVAITDSDERLVGQVAKRQAVTNPESTIYAVKRLIGRKYGTKEVDKDIEICPYKIVKAKNGDAWVQVKDKDYSPSEISAMILQKMKKTAEDYLGEEVTDAVITVPAYFNDSQRQATKDSGKIAGLNVLRIINEPTAASLAYGLEDKKDQQIAVFDLGGGTFDISILELGDGVFEVKSTNGDTFLGGEDFDQRIIDYLAEEFKKDQGVDLKNDKMALQRLKEGAEKAKMELSSSMETDINLPFITADQTGPKHLNIKLSRAKLEMLVEELLSNLEAPCKTALKDAGINASDLNEVILVGGMTRMPAVQERVKKIFGKEPHKGVNPDEVVAIGAAIQGGVLKGDVKDVLLLDVTPLSLGIETLGSVMTKLIEKNTTIPTKKSQVFSTAADNQPAVSIHVLQGEREMSADNKTIGRFELVGIPSAPRGVPQIEVTFDIDANGILHVSAKDLGTGKEQSIKITASSGLSEEEIEKMVKDAEAHADEDKKRKELVEARNTADTLAYSTEKSLKEYGEKVDADTKKKIEDGLENLKKVMEGTDVEAINKATEELTQASHKLAEAMYAEAQQAAGGEEGASSEGGEGGGTASEDKKKDDVVDAEFEEVKEDKKEG, encoded by the coding sequence ATGGGTAAGGTAATAGGAATCGACCTCGGTACGACTAACTCCTGTGTTGCCATTATGGAAGGCGGAGAACCGAAGGTAATTGTTAATGCTGAAGGTGGCAGAACGACGCCATCCATGGTTGCTATCACAGATAGTGATGAAAGACTTGTGGGACAGGTTGCCAAAAGGCAGGCTGTGACAAATCCGGAAAGTACTATTTATGCCGTAAAGCGACTTATCGGCAGAAAATATGGTACCAAAGAAGTTGATAAGGACATTGAAATCTGCCCCTATAAAATTGTGAAGGCAAAGAACGGAGATGCCTGGGTTCAGGTGAAAGACAAGGATTACTCGCCTTCCGAAATTTCTGCCATGATTTTGCAGAAAATGAAAAAGACGGCCGAAGACTATCTTGGCGAAGAGGTGACCGATGCCGTCATCACCGTTCCCGCTTATTTCAATGACAGCCAGAGGCAGGCTACAAAAGATTCCGGCAAGATTGCCGGGCTCAACGTGCTGAGAATTATAAACGAGCCTACCGCTGCTTCACTTGCCTATGGCCTGGAAGATAAAAAGGACCAGCAGATAGCTGTTTTCGACCTTGGCGGCGGTACCTTTGATATTTCTATCCTCGAGCTTGGTGACGGTGTTTTCGAGGTTAAGTCGACTAATGGCGATACTTTCCTCGGTGGAGAGGATTTTGACCAGCGTATCATCGATTACCTTGCTGAAGAGTTCAAGAAGGACCAGGGTGTTGATCTCAAGAATGACAAAATGGCCCTTCAAAGGCTTAAGGAAGGCGCTGAAAAGGCAAAAATGGAACTTTCTTCATCGATGGAGACGGATATTAACCTGCCCTTTATTACGGCTGACCAGACGGGTCCCAAGCATCTCAACATCAAACTTTCAAGGGCCAAGCTCGAAATGCTCGTTGAAGAACTGCTTAGCAATCTTGAAGCGCCCTGCAAGACAGCTCTTAAAGATGCCGGTATCAATGCTTCCGACCTTAATGAGGTTATCCTTGTCGGTGGTATGACGAGAATGCCTGCCGTCCAGGAAAGGGTTAAAAAGATATTCGGTAAAGAGCCTCACAAGGGGGTTAATCCCGATGAAGTTGTCGCTATCGGTGCTGCCATCCAGGGTGGTGTTCTTAAAGGAGATGTAAAGGATGTCCTCCTCCTTGATGTTACGCCTCTTTCGCTCGGTATTGAAACGCTCGGCAGTGTGATGACCAAGCTTATTGAGAAGAATACGACAATCCCTACCAAGAAGAGCCAGGTATTTTCAACGGCAGCTGATAACCAGCCTGCTGTTTCTATCCATGTTCTTCAGGGTGAAAGGGAAATGTCTGCCGATAATAAGACGATTGGCCGTTTTGAACTCGTCGGTATTCCGTCAGCTCCAAGGGGTGTTCCACAGATCGAGGTTACCTTTGATATCGATGCTAACGGTATTCTCCATGTTTCCGCCAAGGATCTGGGCACGGGTAAGGAGCAGTCCATCAAGATTACTGCATCCAGCGGTCTTTCCGAGGAAGAGATCGAGAAGATGGTGAAAGATGCCGAGGCCCATGCCGATGAGGACAAGAAGCGCAAGGAACTCGTTGAGGCGAGAAATACGGCTGATACGCTTGCTTATTCGACTGAGAAATCTCTCAAGGAGTATGGTGAAAAGGTTGATGCCGATACGAAGAAGAAGATTGAAGATGGCCTTGAAAATCTGAAGAAGGTTATGGAAGGGACGGATGTTGAGGCTATCAATAAAGCGACTGAAGAGTTGACCCAGGCATCGCACAAGCTTGCCGAAGCCATGTATGCCGAGGCGCAACAGGCAGCGGGAGGTGAAGAAGGCGCTTCTTCAGAAGGTGGCGAAGGTGGCGGAACTGCATCGGAAGATAAGAAGAAGGATGATGTTGTTGACGCTGAATTTGAAGAAGTTAAAGAAGATAAAAAAGAAGGCTAA
- the hrcA gene encoding heat-inducible transcriptional repressor HrcA produces MEEILSERNKNIIAEIINDFVLYGDPVGSVKIARTTGLGLSPASIRNAMSDLEEMGYLSHPHTSAGRVPTEKAYRYYVDSLLTMKGLSRGEKRTIESSFASPLALPAALHESSRLLSSLCNQMSIVMMPTFNNIIFKRIEFIGMGRKRLLAILISRTGLVINKVFDVESDVAGSDLEQINNYLNSILAGLSIREVKLKIVEEMRQERALYNKLLARALKLGADLVKDQPEGEFHVEGRANIFNQPEFADIGEMKRIFSTFEEKSILLDMLDRALKSEDLNVWIGDENGLAALSGLSLITSSYGTNDRKLGCIGVLGPTRMDYSRLIPIVSYTAEKLSNIIMED; encoded by the coding sequence ATGGAAGAAATACTTTCGGAACGTAATAAAAATATCATTGCAGAGATCATTAATGACTTCGTTCTTTATGGTGATCCTGTCGGTTCCGTCAAAATAGCCAGGACGACTGGCCTGGGACTAAGTCCGGCATCTATCAGAAATGCAATGTCTGATCTCGAGGAGATGGGCTATTTGAGCCACCCCCATACGTCGGCAGGGAGGGTTCCCACGGAAAAGGCTTACAGGTATTACGTTGATTCACTGCTCACAATGAAAGGACTTTCCAGGGGAGAAAAGAGAACCATCGAGAGCAGCTTTGCCTCCCCGCTGGCGTTGCCTGCTGCTTTACATGAGAGCTCAAGGCTTTTATCTTCACTTTGCAACCAGATGAGTATTGTTATGATGCCCACTTTTAATAATATTATTTTTAAGCGCATCGAGTTTATAGGGATGGGGAGAAAACGGCTTCTTGCCATTCTCATATCAAGGACGGGGCTTGTTATTAACAAGGTCTTTGATGTTGAAAGTGATGTTGCAGGGTCTGATCTCGAACAGATTAACAACTACCTTAATTCCATACTGGCCGGTCTTTCAATTAGAGAGGTAAAGCTTAAGATCGTTGAAGAGATGAGGCAGGAGAGGGCCCTCTATAATAAACTTCTTGCCAGGGCTTTAAAGCTGGGCGCCGATCTTGTTAAAGATCAGCCGGAAGGTGAATTTCACGTTGAGGGAAGGGCCAATATATTTAACCAGCCCGAATTTGCCGATATTGGAGAGATGAAACGCATATTCAGCACCTTTGAAGAGAAGAGCATTCTTCTCGATATGCTTGACAGAGCGCTTAAATCTGAAGATCTGAACGTATGGATCGGTGATGAAAATGGCTTGGCCGCACTTTCAGGCCTTAGCCTCATTACCTCATCTTACGGCACAAATGACAGAAAACTTGGTTGCATCGGCGTATTGGGACCTACAAGGATGGATTATTCGAGGCTCATCCCCATTGTCAGTTATACAGCCGAGAAGCTCAGTAATATAATCATGGAGGACTGA